The following is a genomic window from Anopheles aquasalis chromosome 3, idAnoAquaMG_Q_19, whole genome shotgun sequence.
TGTTTTGCTAATTAATTATACGTCTTTTCTCGCGGAATACTCATGTGGCAGCGGATCGATTGTGTATGCTTATGTTGGCTCCCCAAATTCTTGTTGCATATGTCGCTCAAATTCTAGCTAGAGTTAAAAGTCGTGCGAGAAGTcatacaaaacaacaaaaaatccttcAACGCTCATAGCACCTATAGCATAGAACCATCAACATACCCATCCTGCCGGAATAACGTTACTCACGCAACCCATGTTCGGACATTTGTGCCAAGGGGCTAGATTCAACAGGGCAttcgcgataaaaaaaaacacaaaaaccgatTAGTTTACGAATACGACAACGGCTGCCGACGCACTGGTGAACTAATTGCTAAGCAACAGCCctgttttaaattcattttaacATATGTGCTgaatcttttcttctttgaaaCCATTCATTCTTTACATGCTAATAATCTACAGTTTATTTTAGTATGTTTGTTCATGTGCACTATACTTAAATATTGTACGTTTTGAAAATCCGTCAATAAAATTTAGAAGCACATTATTTCACTCACAAAACTGCCAACTGGGCGCACAATTTGTAAACAAGCTCTACGAAAAATACCGGTTTCGTTCCATTCAAAACTAAGAGCAACAAAGAGTAAAAGAGGAGAAAAGGCGAGATGCCTAAGGAATCCAAAACTGAGAGCTCGCGAAAAAAGAGAGCGGGACTCTCGCTGGATGAATGAAACCCTTGGTGCTTGGTATGGGATGGAAGAATTTACAAAATCTACATATTCACTTCAACTCTTGGTCGCAGGTTTTACCCAGACATTTCTTGGTCGTTCACTTACTGATTAGCGCTTGTATAAATTGTATTTGGCACAGCACAAACAGCTATTGCACAGAATCGTGTTAAACTTACAAATCGgtaatttattgatttcaatttttggataATTGTTTGACGGAACTTTTATCTAAAATTTGTCACACTACTAAATTACATCGCAACTATTAAAGAACTTATTATTGCGCCAGTAGGATAAGTAACATTTTAAAGTCAGTTTTAATTGATTCGATGCAGACGTGACCGAGAAAATGTAACCGCAAAAACGTAATGCCTACGAAATAATGATGCATATGGAATTTATGAACACTGCTTTGAACATACAGCCAAGGAacttttgtttctgttcgtgCTTGGATTAGAATGACGGCACATTCAAGAATACGAGCTGCACCTTCTACACTTGTACACATTTCCTATCGGAGTATTTTAGCCTCTCTGCCACGTCGTGCATTCATCTTTCATTCAACTTCTGCTTTAACTTCACTGCTCTATGCTGGCACAGTTTTCTAAAAGTTGCTTTCCGGTTTTAATCTTAaacttttatgttttgtgaCGTTCGACGACCGACTGAGAGAGCGAACTGCCGCATCTTCATTTTGAAGCCTCTCACAAGCATCTCTTTCAATATATTCAACATGCTCTTTCCATGCTCTTGCGTCTTCTCGTCGTTATCAACTTGTTTGAATCGAGGGATTGTCGAACAAAAAAACTATACCGCTAAGGAATGTATACTAAAATATGTTAATCTACACAGATCATAACCTAGAATGATGTATAGAAGATAAGGCACAAATTCCAAACTCTATAGATTGGAAACTGTAATagaatattgaaaaaaatgctgTGGTGCTCGGTTATGTGAGGCGCGTGCGCACACGGGGCTTAGCTTTCATACACAGTTGGAAAGGAGCATTTTAGCGATGTCtgttttacaatttttattcaatttttacTCGCTTTTAACACAACATTGGATGTTTCAACAATTTTAGCCATCTTCGAAGGGGGCCATTGTAATTTTATGCCCATCTGTGGGCAATTTTGTAAGGTCCACCGTAAGCACGATGAAAAGCACGGTGAGCATGATGTGTTAAAGAACGGCGATGTTTCGGCGACCACGCGATGTTTCGTCGTTGtgaattttattgttttaaaaaccacaaatcatAAGATATGTTTATTGCAAAACCATGTATATTTCCCACATCTTATCGAAcgatttcaattaatcaatcaatGATATATCACGATGATTAATTATATCAACGCTCTATTGTTAAACAACAACCGACAAAAAAACGTTACAAATTTCAAAACCTACTAattaagaaaaacattttcagCTATCCTAGTTATTGCATGCTTGAAAATATAAcataaatgaatgaaaaatcgaCATATTACAACTAAACGATAGATGCGGTTGATGTCTTTTTGTTTCGGGTTTTACCGCCATTGCTAAAACTAGACTGTTCTTTTGTAAGATTTTGTAGTTGTGGTGCAGATTGTTGTttagttggtttttgttgctgctgattgttcCGTATATCGCTCACTACTGCATTGGAAGAGTTTTTAGAGCTTAATTTagagatggatgatgatgcagccTTATTCGGTTGTGCCACGGTTCCAATATTCTGAtttattggtttgttttcattgttttccgttGAATCCACCGCAGGATTGATCGTGGACGGTGAGACGATCTCCTTTGGTTTGACATGCGTGTCTGGCTCTGTAAAAGGAATGTTATTTACGATTAAATATTGTTACATCAAAGCTTACTAATGTTTTGAATACTGATTTTGTATATTACCTGAATTTATTGTGGATTTTGATGTACTAGATGAATTGTTAGTTTGAGTAGGTAATCCTTTGCTGTGTTGTAACAGTTCTTCCTCAGTGCCTTTGGGGttgatattgtttttatttatttcgctggaaatgattttttgcgGTGACACATCATCCTTTGTGTTTGCAAGCATTTGTTCCACTGCAAAAAATAATAGTTTCTACAGAAAATTTGTTCCCAAAAAATAGTTTACAAATTTGATACCTGTGTCTACAGTGAATTTTGGGCTGCCAGAGGAATCCTTTGTTTGGATAGTATTTTCGTTGAGGCTATTTGTATTAATTTCTTTTGCATCGAGCTTGAACGTTTCTTCGATTTTGTCCGccttttttccgttgttttgcaATTGGACATTTACTTTACGCTCAGTGTGACTTTTTTTAGGAGAATGATCTGTATCTGACATTGAAGTGTCTGCGCAATCGGAACCGGAAGTAATATCGTCTGCCTGTGATTAACGGATTGTCGTTATTATTAATTATAACAAACATGTAGGAAAAACGATCCGGAAGACTCTAAGAGGAAAACTAAGGAAACTTTTAACTTACATTAAAGCTGGAATCATCTTCAATATGGGCGTACTTTTCCAGTAACTCCTGGCAACTAGCATCCTCCCAAGAATCATTGCCACTTGCAGCATCTTCATCGCTTTCTGCCTCTCGTTGGTTGTAGCGTTTATTCCTGATCCCATGTCGATCTTTGCGAACTATCGCGAGGTGCGCAACATCAGAATCTCCCTTCAAATCAACTGGTCGGATGCAGATGACCGTTTTGAGCGGATTGAGAACGATTCGCTTCAACCATGTTGCTGATTCTATTTTGCTTATGCGCTCTAAACGTTGTCCACGATACTTTAGGGCCCGTAGCTTTCGTCTCTTGTTTTGGATAAAACCAACCATATTAGAGGGCAGGAAAGGGCCCCGGCCAATTAACCGCGATGCAATAGACAGCACATTACGCAACATGCGCAAGTATATCAATGCTGGAAGAAACAACATCCA
Proteins encoded in this region:
- the LOC126574283 gene encoding uncharacterized protein LOC126574283 encodes the protein MEKSISGRTVDEQEIADARSYTLLEILYDVTASAVTTRAGQFIYKRADNVLWTVEQTARWSLPQASPTASQVSDSKSSKDSGKDGAPLIRPLPWMLFLPALIYLRMLRNVLSIASRLIGRGPFLPSNMVGFIQNKRRKLRALKYRGQRLERISKIESATWLKRIVLNPLKTVICIRPVDLKGDSDVAHLAIVRKDRHGIRNKRYNQREAESDEDAASGNDSWEDASCQELLEKYAHIEDDSSFNADDITSGSDCADTSMSDTDHSPKKSHTERKVNVQLQNNGKKADKIEETFKLDAKEINTNSLNENTIQTKDSSGSPKFTVDTVEQMLANTKDDVSPQKIISSEINKNNINPKGTEEELLQHSKGLPTQTNNSSSTSKSTINSEPDTHVKPKEIVSPSTINPAVDSTENNENKPINQNIGTVAQPNKAASSSISKLSSKNSSNAVVSDIRNNQQQQKPTKQQSAPQLQNLTKEQSSFSNGGKTRNKKTSTASIV